A segment of the Scomber japonicus isolate fScoJap1 chromosome 5, fScoJap1.pri, whole genome shotgun sequence genome:
AAAATCATTTATTCACCTTAGAAAATGCACCTCTGAAAATGCTTCATTCTTTCAATGTCTGAATTAATATAGTTTACACCTGATTACCTCATGTAATATCCCTGTGATTAATTTGAATGTtcatcatctgtgtttctgAAAGGGGATGTATTGATGAGCTAAATTTTTAGCTCATTACAAGTTTAAAGGTAATTTTTTCCACATaagcgtccttgggtttgtgaatgCCGCTATGtaaatcacacctattattAACTGTAAagtctttgtttttcctctatTGAAAATACAGGACATTTTACAAAAAGCTCCTGCAAGTGAGGGTCTGGTCACTTCTGAGGCATACATTCAGAGGTTGTAGATAAGGGCTTAATGTTATCAGCACTGCAGGTGTAATGTATAAACCGAGTACTGAGAGCCCATATTGAGCCTCCCGTTTATGTCTTCTTGTGCTCCTTCCAGCTAAGCAGGTGCTCAGTTGAGTCACATCCAGTGATTTAGAGTAGCATGTCCAACCCATTATACTCTCTTCATCCATGCCTGTCTCAGTGGATTCTTTCTTCCTGCCAGCATTTTACATTGTCCTTTGCAGCTAACAAGGACACAGTGGAGTGCAAGTTTATGTGGGAATATATGATCTCAGAAATACAGTTTAAGATTAAACTCTGAGCTTTTTAAATTGCTGACACAAAATGACGTTTTTGTGAATCTAAAAACTAGTTCTGCAAAAATAGTGTCAGCATCTACGACACAGTCCACAATTGTCAACAAAATCTCCACATTGACATTGAACAAATCTTCATGTCTTATTATGTCTCGTGTGAAAATTACTGACgtgcaaaacaacaaatgaaaattaCCAAATGGTCACATTGACTTTCCTCATTTAGAAACATTTGCTATTAAGTTATTCAATTTCAAAAAGGTACGGAGGGCCGAAGGTGAGCTCTTcagttaaatgaataaatggtaTCACTGTACAGGGAGCGACGGGGTGAGAGGAGGATGAGCAAGTGATGGAACAAAACTGGATTCGTCATGCCAGACAGTACTCCCCCACGGCTCAGACAGAACATTGCTGTTCATGCTAGAGGACTGAGATCCAGTGGTCATGCGAACGAATTAGCCAAAAATATTATCTATTTTTCCATTATGCAAGTCCTGTAGAAAAATTATGTAGCCTACTGAATACTGTATAAAGCCGAATCAGTCCAATTGCATcatgtcattttacatttttttgaaagAGGGCTTAAacgtaaatgtgtgtgtacctcaCATTTGAGTAGTATTATGTCTCTAACAGCATGCTCATGTACAGATttaagttataatatatatatatataatgaaggTGAAGGATAACAGTACATCACTGACAAGGGAACCAGTTATGTCTCATATTAAGTCTAAATAATATTTTCTGAGCATATCATAAGTATACATATGGTTATTTAcacctgaaaaataaacagaaacacagggggaaaaaaacatttaaaaaatagcgTAATATAGAACAATTAAAGCCAACACTATACAACACTAAATATTATCTCATTCAAAATGTTGTCCATGTATACAGTGCATTAAACCTGGGTTCACTGTTCCCACTACGAATAATGTGTGACACCTCTAAAACTATGTTAAACACAtctataaatgtaatgttatcAATTAATTCAGTAAAATAATGTACAATGTTATCTTTCTAATAATACATAATGGATACTGtacaatatattaatatagTAGTATATAGTAGTAAAAATAAACTCCATATCCAAAACAGCCACTGCTAATGATTAGGAATAACACGTTATCTAATACTGAGGAATACATTTCAAGATATTATGCatactatactattattgtATGGTTACTGGTTTGTAGTAGCAAACACTTAAGACTGGTCAAAACAATAATTCACTAACCTATTCACCACAGAGACTAATTACTACTGTCTGAGACGTGCCAGAAGGATTCAAGAATTATTCAAGAAAATAAAGGACAGATCAACTCTTCAGATACTCTGTCTGTGTCATTTGACTAGAATCGTTCCTCAAGTGGAGACCCCCGGAAACTGTTGGTGGAATGTAAAACAGGTGCTGCACAATTGGTTCCTCCACAGCGGGggtgaaagaaaaacagccGCCCCTGCAGTAACACTGACTGACAGAACATCACATTCTTCAGCCAGCTGTATCACCAGATGATCCTTTACTCAAAGAGAGGGTTTCAAGGGCCAACACTAAATTATATGAATGCATAAAAatccttaaataaataaataattatataattgaaTGCTTAACTGTCACCATaactaaatacataaataaataaatcacaaattAAATGAGTCATTAAATATATGACTgtcaaatgtatttctttgtttatttatttctttatttatataattacacatttgtagatgtatttattaattaattaatctaataTTTCACTtattcacatatttatttacagatttataattatttattcatatatatacttttcatttattcataggCTAAATTTCTGcagcaaaataaatcaatctgTCCACTTCATCCATCAAAAGTCAGGAGGTGGACTTTGCCCTGCAGTGGTTGAACTTGAATCTTCTATTTTTGCTTAATTCAATGAAATCTACCACTGCAAATCTTACGTTCTGCAGTGGTGGATATGCTAGCTGTAGCTGAATGGAGGCAAATGCCAATCCCTGTGCTGTTTTTAGATCACGTCTAGGGCTTCACTGAATATGACACGTGAATGTGAGAATGATATATGAATGATATCGGCCCTGACAGACATAATAATTACTGAAGCTGTATTCATGATCCTTGCAGAGAGTAACTGATGGAGTTgacccatttatttatttcacaatgaatatgtaaaagtatgtatatgaatatataactaaataaataaataaaattatgaataaataaatatatatatatacacgactacataaatgaatatttaacatttctatATTTGACAATATGAGTCCAATATATTGACAATTAACATTAAattacatcattatttatttattattttatttaagcaTTTCATTATATAATTagttatgtatttatatatgtatatttagtTTCCGCCTTTAAAATCCCTACATACATAACATAGGGCATGCACACAATATGGATTCACACTCATGGATTCAAACAGCATTAAAATAATCACACTCTGCTGATGAAATATTTTCTTGATCACACATTATCTGTTATCTCAGGTGGATTAGTTTGGATagcacaaatatatatatatatgtttttcatGATGAAAACAAATGGATTAATCTCTGCTCTTTTCTTGACACCTTGTGTGTTCTTCAAGTGGCGCTGTAACATCTGCTATGGATTTATACATTGCAATTCTGGCTGGGGATTCAAAGAAACAAGTTTTTAATTGAATCCACTCCAAAGCCAGCGAGACTGAAATGTCTTCTGGCAAGAAGCTTCAAATAAATACTCATGTTGCTTTGTCATGTGACCTTTTTCACAGATTCAAACTgtatttttcccccttttttgacgatgtttttttcccttcttgaTATGTAAAGGGTATTGTATTTTGCTGAAATCATTTTCAATGTATACAGTAGTAGTGGTTGTCCTGCTGCCTTCCTTCCACTAGTCTAGCCCTGACTGTAGCACATACTGGCAAAACACTAAACCTACTGCTGTGCAACAATACACATATTCACAGCCTACAGACAGCAAATTGCTTCTCTTATTCCGCACCACGCCCTGCCTTCAGTCTCAGCCACCTGCACAACAAACTGTGCTGGAAATTTCACTACAAATTACCCTGTGTCTGCTAAATCCCCCCGAGAGCGGAGGGAATCAAAACCCTGGATCTCCCTGCCCCCACAGCTATAGACCTTAACCTCACTATCACAGactatatttgtgtttataatACTTGGCCCAaatgtttattataattaaagaaatgtatataaaatatttagcCATTTTGTGGCAGTATTGACAGAGTTCATTTGGCATTAAAGGTGGAGACAAGCTTAAGAAAAAATACTATTAAGCTTTCACCaaaatttgatttgaatttgaataaaaGTGTCTGGAGGTGAATAATAGAAACATATGAAAGGTTCAAGTTTATGTTTGTCAACACCAATTTCATGAAAAACCTACACTTCTGTGGGCTTCAGGCCAACTTGACACCGTGAAACTAAGCCTCCATTCCCACCTAAAAAGAGTGAAAACTGAGACCTGTTTCGCTTCAGGGGAAAATCAAAGGAAGGCACATACTTTAGCAGTGAATAATGATCAACAGCATGAATGCTGGCATTTACATTGTAAGGGTCATAGTGCCTCCTGGTGACGGCTCTGCAGAACTCCAAACAGACAGgaatgtcagagagagagagtgagtcagTGGCCGATGTGCCAGAGAGATGAGTGTTGAAAGCTCCTTGGAAAAAGGATTAGGGCTGTTTATGTTGGCCAAGTGGCCCACTGCCAGCTGCTCAAGTGTGCAAACTTCTTAAAGCTGCAGAGCTTCGGGTTGGTCATGAATCTTCTCATCTATTTACCCTCCACCCAGACTGTATGGATGGTTGTACTTTGTTCAGGGGGGAAAGCCCCCTTCACTTCAGCCCCCACCTCCAAAACAGCACACTCCACTCAAAAAAGAAGTTCTGGGTTCTACACCAGTCCTTCTGGGACACCAACCTCCTAAACACACCCATACACAATGTATGTGGGTATATAGactactgtatatgtatgtttgGATTGCTAAAGGTAAGAGTCAGGTTCTTTGACAGGAGCAGACTTGATATGGATTTAATCAAATAAGGAAATGCTTTGGACTGGGAGTAGAACTGTCCAGGTTGGaggtaaaagaaaaaggggggagGCCCGTGTATCAACAGTAGGATAAAACTGCCTGGGAGCTGGCAGGATGCCAGAGCTCTGCGGCCTGGAGCTAGATCAGAGCAGGGTTCGTGAGCTGTAGTTATGAGACGAGGGTCTCAGGTCATGGAATAATAAAAGGCATAGAGCCTCTGCAGCAATAGAGCTAAACGACAACTTTTGTTCTCTTCTATGGCGATTAGGCTCATCAAATGTTAGCTTGATTTTCCTTTCACTTGGAAACTAAATGTATAGGACTTCTGTTTGAAACAGAGGTCTGATTTCTAACAGTTCTGTGGTTACATATTCACAAAACTGAAAACCTATTCAACTTTCATTGTCTGCTTAAGTTCCTAAAGCAGTTCAGTGTCTCTTTAGGGtgtattaatcttttttttttgcttaaggCACATTTATTTGGACAGCAGTTTTGGGGCGTAATATCTGTCATCCAGAAAATCTGAATTCAGACTCCATTACAGCAAGTATGGGACAGAAATTCAATTTCCTATAGTCATAGCAGCACTACTCTGGTGCTGACCTTGTGCTTTGACTTCTGCATAGAAGGGGGAAGCAAAACAATTAATTTTGCAATTGGGGTGTTTAAATCCTGCCAGCTACATTGCTGACTGaaattactgtatattttagtatttttcttTATGCATGTATTTTTTCCTATGCAAAAGTATTCATATAAAGAATTGAGTGtggtgtaaaaatgttttatggtggATTTTCCCTTTAAATTCAGTCACTACATGATTTGTTTTCACTTGGTTTAGAAAAAATAGAGATGGCTTCAAGTTATAAAGACTGGTTTCCTGTCAATGTTGCATCAAGCACCAGTAAGACAGGCATCAAACCACAGCATTTGCACGGTGATGAGGATATTAACTGCAGGAAATATTTccaaattcaaataaaatgctGATTTACAATTGATATTTGCATAGTGTAGTTTAATATTTTGCATAACAAGGCTTCTTTAGAAAGGGACTATGATAACTGTTGAGCCATGATGTCAGGGTGCCAAAATGCTATTATGCAAAACCATGTTTATAGTTGTAGGATCATTTCAAATGTTggattatgtattttttaaaatgtgtatattgtatGAGTCACCttaaataaacagtttatttttaatttgtcagTCGTTTCATTTCTAAAATTGATGTATAAAACCACTTAATCATCCTGAATACAGTCTTACTCCAGAGCTTTCAAGACATTTTGACAGACTGCCCCTAAACAAAGATAACACAGCAAGATCAGCAGCCATCTTTTGTTAATCCTGGGTACTGGAACTGAAAGAACATTGTTATTAAATAAACTGATAAAATCCATACTACAGCCCTATAAAATTGTATAACTACAtattaaataacaataatgactGATTGACTGAATTGTCCTAGTATATTGTTTATGTCTTTGTAAATTCTACACACAACACTgttacaataaagaaaacacatgtCAGAGAAAATTTAAATTCACACTTTAAAGTTTGTATTCAAATAGCAACATGCTGAATTAAAAGATTCAGTCTAACACATCCATCAAGTCAATTTTTCCATCGAAAAAACGCTTTACAAATTGACTCAAAAggttgaaaaatgtgtcaacagCAGAATCTATAAAAGTGCATTGGACAAGCCACACAAATCAACTCTGACTTAACTGCCCATCCAACAATGTAAGATGGAGTGTGCAGTATTATTTAAGGCACTTTCCTATTGTAtttctcacatttaattcagAGAACTTGGAGATGAGTTGATGTAATTTACAAAGTCCGACCTTGTATTTTAAAGGCgcactgtcaaataaatacactcttgaacaaaatacagtatattgcaCCACACTGTTACTGTAAACACAATTCACACTTTTGGCATTGAATTCAGGCCCAGAAAGAAGGCACGAGGCAcataaaaaaatgcaacaaaaaaaataaaaataaaaataagttacATCCAAAAAGGCACACAAATAATGCTCAAATCCATGTCAAACACTTTGTAATCCAACATGATTTTGCAAAATGGGACCACTGCTTATGTACcatcaaaatgatgctgataaaTGATACATGCTATGACGAGACATTATGTGTAGATAGTTGAGAAGAAATGTTGTGATTCAGAAATATGTAGGGGGTGgaatttcagaaaaaaaaaaagatattttcaaTTTGTACCTAATGTTCAGTTCAAAGAATATGAACAAacttaattattaattatctgAGGAACCATTATCCCAACACACATCAAGATTTTGCCATAGCATCAGTGATCAACAGCACCAAGAGTGACATTTTCAGGATGGTGttctttttgtagttttttataaAGCTTATAAAGTTTGATGAAATATTACAAATGAAACCAGTTTGCAGCTATTTCAGTTCCCTTCAGTGCATTAAAGTATCTCCATCAAGCATTACAGTTACAGGATAGAAATAAAACCTCACTGGTGGAATTCGTAAGGCTTTATCTTGATTGTCACTTACTTTTGAGTATGCACTATCCTGGCTTTCCTGTCTCTGATCTGTTTGAAGAGGTGATAGATGATAGTGGTGCACCACTACCATCTGCTGGTGAAGCTACTCCATTAGATTTTGTTTTGAAgtaaatcacataaaataatGGCAGGACAATGCCTATAAGGAGCATGGCAATCACAGCGTTCCACCACTGGATGCCCCAGTCTGCACCGTGACTGATGAGGCGCTTTCCTCTGAAACCAAGCCTGTGTGCTTTCTCAGAGTCATCCATGAAATCCGTATCATGATCATTTGTGGTCTGAATCAGTTTCTCAATATCATTGTCCACCTCCATCAGAAAGTCAGTGACCTCATTGAGATGTGGTTGTGCTCTGGCTCCGTTCCGAGTCTCCACCGGTGTGGTAGATGAATGTGGCATTTCTTCTTGAGGGTCACACAGGTCTGAGTAAGTCTCTGTTAAAAAGCTGTGTTTCTGAACTGGTATTTTTATGGATTTCAATGCAAATAAATCTTGTTCCTGTATAAGGTTGTTAACACGCTTTATATCTGCCACCTGTTAACAGAAATAAGTATGAAGGTAAATTAGTGATGGCACTTAAAGGTCATTAAAGAGACATTTCATTAACACCACACATGGCAGAAAAACTCCTGACTTGAAAATACTTATA
Coding sequences within it:
- the lysmd4 gene encoding lysM and putative peptidoglycan-binding domain-containing protein 4, coding for MRRGEHVPQAFQAPVDVHASADGQVYMFKRRPNESGASSEDDELSVMEMRPQAVQEQKQDRLRNVQLLEREVLDGDNLNKLALQYGCKVADIKRVNNLIQEQDLFALKSIKIPVQKHSFLTETYSDLCDPQEEMPHSSTTPVETRNGARAQPHLNEVTDFLMEVDNDIEKLIQTTNDHDTDFMDDSEKAHRLGFRGKRLISHGADWGIQWWNAVIAMLLIGIVLPLFYVIYFKTKSNGVASPADGSGAPLSSITSSNRSETGKPG